Within Osmia lignaria lignaria isolate PbOS001 chromosome 11, iyOsmLign1, whole genome shotgun sequence, the genomic segment CTCGTGCCTTCTAATTTATCGTCGTACGCTTCTGGCCGTCGAATACCAAGAATGAACTCATCGGAGGCTCGAGAACCGACAGCTTGAAACAATTATCATAGTCTGTCTGGCCAACTATTGCCCTATGATCTGTGCGCAGAACCGTTGTCTTCTTGCGTTTTCTCACCTTGACCCCTCCCACGTGGGCACGATTGGCCCGCGGGGGAGGAGGCGCAGAATCGCATGGATGCACGCGACCAGACACGGTTTTTCACGGGGAGCAAACTTCCCTGCGGCAAATTACTCTCTCGCCGAGACGCGAAACGCACTTAAGAGCCGCTCATTAATATGCGTTAAGTGTCCGAGGTGTCTCCCTGTCCTCCCCCCTCGTTCTCTCCTTTTCGctgtatctctctctctctttctttgtcCGTTTATTTTTCTCCTTGCGACTCGGGAACGCGTCCGTCGTGCACGTTGCATCACGCGTAGCTGcacattgaaattaaattcgtaaGCGCCCCTGCGATCGAACAACATACCTACATTCGCTGGTCCCTGATGCGACCGTTAGATCCACGTTCTTTATCATTTCTTTCGGGAATCTCTTTAGAAACGGCTCAGATTCTGTTTAATTAGACTTCTAATCGATAACTAGATGATCTGAACACGATAGATTGTGTTTGTTAACGTTGGAACAGGTGGTTTGATCAGCTGCTTAAGGCTTCGCTGGCTGCGTCTCTTTATGGTCCGCCACGAGCATTCGCGAAACAACGCGGTTTAGATGAACCCTCGCATTACAAATCCATCATAAGGTGTTCATTGGAACATTGAAGACGGCCGGTAATATCCTGGAGGGAGGGACGAGGGTATTTAAACGGAGAAAAGGGAACTCCGGTACGCGGTTGGCCGCGGTTGTTATACATCGTCCGAATGCGTACGCGACTGCCGATGGTTTGTCGTCGCATCGGTGGTGCACGTGATTCCAGGCCCCTCATCAAGGCTCGTAACTCGTGAAATAATGCGACGACGAATTCGCGTGGATGTAATTCGACGAGCAGTGATCCCGAAACTGCCGGATGATCATAAGACGGCCTCGATCGGAATCCTACCATTTAGGCTCTCACTATCGGCGAAGGGTGAACCAACGGCGCGGGGGGGATGTACGACGGGATGGTAGAAACAACAAGCCGGAAGCTGCGGAATAATTTCTCTCGAGGGCATCCACTCTGAAACCTCTCACGTCAAATCCCTTATTGCTACAATTATTCTTATCGCCGACAATTCATTTAATTGCGTATCGAAACGTTCGGTTTGTCGACAATGGAAGTAAGAATcgaagaatttaaattttattacaattttactTGATCTCCTTCAAATCTTTCCTTATAGGATTGTTACGCACTTTAGTTAGTTCAAATCTAAATGAGGAAAGATCGTCGACATTAATGATGCAGTTGAAtaaaacttgaaatttattcaGAAACCTAAGCTGTCAACGGATCGTGACTTTAATTATTTATAGGATTATTTTGATTTTCAGGGTTAGGTAGTCTTTTGGTGACTCTGCTCGTGGTCTCAGTGCACGGTGCTCCGACGATGACCCTCGAAGACAGACGACTGAGCTTACCCCCGAAGTGGGTGAACCCATGTGGCCTCGCTGCCGAAGATTTTAACGGTGATTTGGATGTGGTGCAGCTTACAGATTCGCAGCTTTTATCGCAAGTTGTTGTTCAAGCGAGAACAGCCCTGATGCACGCACAGCTTTTTCGTGATGATTACGTGAGTACCTTTTTACAATGATATCATTTTGCTGTTCTTCTTTAGGTTTCGTTGCGTTGTCCTTCCTTTCCAGATAGAGTCAATTAAATTGCTGGtagttattttgaaatatggTGTTTCAAAAGAATCTCTTCTTGCAATTAGAAAGTAATTGgaaaaattagaagaattagTCTCTTATTTTGCTCATTGTCAGTGGAACGTTGCCTCATTTGTgacacattttttttctttgaaatttgaaaatgtttcGTCAATCAGACATAAAGATTAAGTTCATCAATGGTTCAATAATTACCGACGTGACTTCTGATGGGGGTCGGACGGGGAAGGGGGGCATCAAGCGGAAGGCAGTTATGGCAGTACTTCCGGTCGTACGGACGTTGATCGTAGAGTCACACACAGACCTTCGAAACAGATCTTACGAATCGTTTTTCGTACGATATAGTCCCGCTTCATTTTCACCTGTCAAAATCTTACTTTCATCGTTTcgaaaattttctttataatctGAGGTGCTACCTGTTTCTCTAAGGCATAATGAAAATGACCTGTATTGATACTTAAaactgaaattaaaatgaaatcttaaattgaataaaatttgaaatatttgatatttttaataaaaaatgagaaaacatATTATATAGACACAGAGTAGCCTGTTCGAGTAAATTAAAAGGGAAACAAACGTGGTTGCAACGTTTCGATCCAAACAAGCTCAAAAAAAGGGCAAAATTTGTTGAACAGTATTATTTGCAACTTAAAATATCTCTTTATGTAATGGCTGGACTTTAATGTTTGAATATTATCGTCGATTGGAGAGCGGCCGCGATAAGATTATCCCCGTTTCTTTTATTGCGAGCAATACCTAAGTACATGTATCTTTTATTGCTGGTAAATACAGAGTATCCTTCCAATCATTGGAAATCAAATTCCTCGGTACCGCGTGTGTGATATTTTGGCAATCTAGCAGCATAAAATTATTGCAccaaaagaataatatttatgatccaTATGAAAATATCCAGGAGTCGTGAAATTACATCTTCACTTTAATGCTTTCAAAATTGGTTTggaaaatacaggaagtttgaaggtttcatcaatttttatgaTAATTGCTTTCACAAAAAATTTGTATCTCCATAATTGTTGAACATACGTGCctcgatttcttttttcaatcaatttttctgttttattcattaattcatttttatagcactaaatgttaaaagtttattttacttcatttggaatgaaaaatttttaccatAAAAATTCTTTGcttttgcatttaattatcACGCCAagatttctattaaattaattaatccagTGTAGTAATCCTTAGTAGCTGAAGAGTTAAAGAGACGTGCAGGAACCAAAGGAAAATCCTTCGTTCTCCCTTTAAACATTCCCTACTGACATAGTTCACACAGCAGCAGGTAGCTCGCTCcgttacatttcttttttcctgaATATCATCAAATGTGTAAGCGATCTCGAGTGGGAGGgggtgaaggaaaaaaaaaaaggaaaagaaaatagatccgTGCGACCGTGCACGAAGATCCTTCGTTTCGAAAGAATCTTCCCAGCCGATCGTGCCTTATTATCTCTAACCAAGGACAATAAATCACGGTCCGGGTTCGGCCTCTCTCGTTGCTCAAGGTTCCTCTTCTGAAACGATCCGAAAAAAGAGACGTGGAAACCGCAACTACGGATCGAAGCTACGGTTACACACGCGAAACTTTACTCtgcttaattttctttctttttaggaTAGATTAAGCTCGTCCCTCCTCCCCCTAGTTATGCATCGTGCACACGTGTCGACACGATTCCGGGTCTCCAGTTAACTGAACGTCCTTACGTGCCCGCCAAATTCTTGGATCTCGTCAGGCTCATCCTTGACGATCGTTCCACGTGCTTCCTGTTTCTTTATACACTTCGGGACGCGTTCGGGATCCTTGTATGCAACCTGCAGTTTAAATTACACTGCGTCTTAGACCACGTTTCTTTCTATTCTTCCTTAACCCTAGAAGGATCAAGCAGGGAGCTCGTTGGGTCTaccaattagaaaatatattatcttTTCATTTATGCTTCAAGATTAGTAGAAATCTGATTTAGTGATGTTTGCAATGATGAACCAACTAATTTAAAACCTATAATTAGCAAATATCTGATTTccaattctattaattttttaaagaaacactTCATTTAGTTACTTTTGCAACATCTTGTGCCATTAGGAACCTGTATGCCGTCATCTTTCGAGAAACTCGTTTAAAAATCGAAGTCGGACAATTGGTATCCTTGCTTTGTAAAGGAATTAACATTCATTGCGTGCGACCGTAAAGGGTATTTGTGTGTTCCTTTGTGCGTATAGGGCCCGTTCCGCCCTGTGGTCCCACCAAAGTCGTTGTGGAAACGTTACATCACTGTTCGACGATACTCGATACCGATGTTTTCTAAGTCAGCGCATAATCCGATATCGCTAGCAGCCTTTCTTCCTCtgcctttctctttcttttcctctgGTTTCTCGAAACGCATCATTTTGCTTCATTCGGGAAGGAAAAGCAAGTTTCGCGATGGTCAACGGTGTTCCAACGAGGAGAATCCAATGGGACGTCCCTGATGTTGATAGCGACTGTTGGCGACGCACTGTCTGGTGGTCCAGTGACGTCACTTTCCTGGTCTCGTTATCGTTTCAACGTCGGCAAACATTGTGTAGAGGAAAGGCAGATTAGCCAAAGGATACCGAGAAGCAAGGAAGTTTCGTGAGACCGATTTTGCTCCCGCGTGCACGTGGCCTGGCTTCGTGATACTATTTCGATCCGCGAATCCTTTTGTTTGTTTGTCACTTGTTACTGCTACTCACTCTTTGATTGGATTAACTCCCTCACATGGAATGTTAGGTCTCTTTGACCcagtattaaattttgtatacgaTTATGGTAACATTGTTGCGAGGTCTCTATTTACATCAGCATCAACAGCCGgtacttaaaatttttattattctgctCATTACACTCTTCAGATTTAATTGTCTgaatataaaaaattcaatcTTTTATCCTGAGAAAAATGTAGCAATCTATTATTTGTACAGATTCCACTGCAAAAGTAAATTTCTACAAATTGCAGAAGGGTGTAAATCATTGAGGGTAGGTGGAATTGGGATTGAAGTTAGAAAAATATGTCAGTATTGAATGAAACGGTACGAATCGCTGTTCAGTGAACAGAGTAGCAGAAAAATACGTGTCGTAGTGCGTACTGAATGTATCCAGGCGAGTAAATGCATTGGCGGGTTGTATATCCGGTCTGCGCTTTAGTATGCAGGCGGAGTACCGGTGCGGTGTATAGATGCCCTATCCTTGGCGGGGAGGGGCAGCTTCCGATTCTGATTTATTGGAATCCTCCGCTTCCGATATTTTACCCGATTCCTTCACGTACCGACGCGCATATACGCGACTCGTAGACGTCGGACTTCCTATCCATCGACAACTGAATATCGTATATGTAATCGCATATACATTGGTCATGACACTTTACAAGGACGTGTCACACAATTTTCTATTCCTGCTACTATATCCAATTTTAATATCTGAAATCTAAAATCCAAAACAAAGACACTATGTGCCGGATACGAGTCGCAACAAAAACGTATAAACAGTCTagcatgatttgatgacataaaagtattgggATATATcacttatggcatatcaatttaaagattAAGCTTTGaggaatattattatatacGCGCGCCTTTCATTatgattcttaatacaaaatgattaGTTGTCAAATACAATGAACATCAAAGCAGTAGATGGGATATTGTTAACAGTCtgacacaatttcatgacagaaaattattacaaaatagcacttgtgatgcatcaatttaaagtttagaGTCTGATAAAAATGACTGTATAAACGTTTCAGCAAGATTTTTGATACAAATGAATTGATCATCTGTCAGAATCGACTATTATTGATTTGACGAAAAATTCGaattgaaattcgattttcgtcGACAAGAAACGATTTCCTTTGTGTCTCGCGAGCCATTCGATCGTTTCGAGGCCGTCACACCGAAATTTTATCACTTCTAATAAGCGGCGGAAGGGTGAAGCCGCGCTAGAAGAAAGACTGAGAGACTAATTGATTTTGACGGGTCCTCGGTAGTACCGCAGAGACCATACCTACTCTCTTGCCAGCCTACTTCCTGTCAGTTTTCAGCCACGGTTTTACGATTATTCCGTGCCCCGGTGTGGCCGACGAGACTTTTACGAGGCACAAAAGACCCGCGTCTCAGATTTGCTCGCCGCCAGTGGTTGTTAGCGACAATTCCTTTCATTCttcgctttttctttttaccctgTTCTTATTTATCCGTTCTTTCGCTAAAAACGTTCCTCGTGATTGCCTTGGAACGAAGCAACAGTAACAGAGATATACCCCACGCATTTCACCCGACCCATTCGTTTCGAAATCGATAATACACCACCTTTCCTAGACAGGAAcaaaatgtacagggtgtaccaTTTGCAATTATCTTTTCAACTATTCAAATTCACTCCATTTTAAAAGGgtcaataatgataataatagttTGTGATGCAACCAATGACCGTTCTGTTTTGGAAGGTTTTTATAGCTCCATGGTGGGTTTCGTAACCCATCAAAGGATCGATTACCGATCAAAGAGTGCGGTTAGCTTTGGTTACACTGAAATCTGGTTATATATGCTCGGGATTCATCCCTCTCCAGTGTTTAACCCTTTTGTTGTGGTATCTATTGTGTAATAATCGGATATCAATCGTTAACAATTGATCAAATTAATgtgttattatattatattatattaaagttttaatatttaatgtttCCTGACAGTCGGGTGATTCTCAGGAATGCTGTTTGTTTGTCAACGTATTATCGCAGTTTGCAGGTCGTAAGAATAGTATCACGCGATGATTATTTCCATTCCTGGGTCAGATAAGGGTCCGGATAACTTTGTTATCTTAGCGCGGCCCAGCTGGTCCGAGGCGCGAGGTCGAAGACACGTTCAGTGATAGTTCTGCTCGTTTGACGTACTTAATTAATgaatgaaagggttaagaaaagttcctctctctccctctataACTATACAAAACGTGCACTCATTTGAGTCACACAATTCTCTTTTCAAAGAATTTCCTTTGAAACGAACCTGCAACTAAATTGCATCGCTGTTATCAAATGAGCACACGCTTGAAACGATGTCTCTAACGTTTCAACGCGTGCCAACGTTGACCTTCCATTAAATCCATTTGGAATAATGCGCTCGGTAGTGAAAATTTCGTGGAACGTGGCCTCCGATGGACCATCCCGAAGCGGTGACACGAACCGAGAGGGTTTCACCCTTCGTTCCCTCCATGTGACAATGATTCATAGCGTTTAGAGTTTTCGCTTCTGAATTTAACAAGGAGCATCGATCAGTTAAGCTAAGCAAGCGTCTGGCTTGGCGCCTCGGTTTCCAAGTAATTTCTGGGTAAAAGGTCTAGCTTTCGCAAGTTGACCCACCTCTCGGGTATTCCCAAAAAGTCAGCAACGTAGCCGAAGTCTGCTATTTCGTATAGGATAGCCTGGGTGACTATGCTTACTCATCCGTCCACGTTCCCATCGTACCAGGAATCAGGGATATCGGGAGTGCTGCTGTTGGTGCTCGTTTAATCGGTGACTAAACCCGCTAACCTGTTATTGAACCATACTGCTCCCATAATGAAAGAGCCGTGCACAAAATTTTTGCATATGTATGAACGATTGGTGATGAATACCGTGCCCGGTGTATCAGGATAAAGACGTTTAGTGTTTCATGGCCGATCATTGGTACCCTTGGTGTGCTGATACTGGTAATTTACGCGTAACGTGAGACCCAGCTTGatgaaattattctttcttcGTTAAGAACTTTGATACCTTCTTGTActcgtttttcatttttattatcctGACGATTATGTGGGCAAAAACTGGTTAACAAGCTGTATACTGGATTTAGTACCATTTTTCGAGTAATATTAACCTTTTGCTGTTGTATATTACTCTTAACCACTATATCGAGGATACAGCGTATATTTTTGGCCTTTGAAGTTTCCCTTTTAACGCAAAATAGATATTTAGTTTCTTGATCAAAAATTTATAACTACATCAGAAGAATATGCTTGCCTTGGGCCTTAAGCGAATACAAATGTAAAAGGttaaattttgcatattttctTTAGCAACTTTATATGTGGCAATAATGCAATTTTTGTGGTGTGTTCATATCGAAGGAAGGAGAACGATGAAACTGAATGCTTctacaattttttctttcactcATATCAGATTAATTGCATATTTACAATATgcatttgattttataattctaGGCCAAACGAACCTTCAATATCGACTTCGCCGATCTGCATTCGACATTTAAGGATAATCGTTACGACTGGCTTCCTGGACTGAACGAAATTCCCAAGCAATTAGGAGAAATGCTGGATCAAGAGTACCTCGATAGATTAGAGGTATGTATGCAATATGATTTGTCtagataatattttttcaaaattcaatctaTACAAAGATTGTCCTAAggatattatttttatgaaaaattgtttcttcttttcacaGCTCGACACAGCCCTTATTGATGCGTACGAATACATGCAAAAGTATGCAGTCGGCTTGGAGCAAATAGTTTGGGACCAAGAGGATCTTCAGCTTGAGTTTCGCAATCAGTTCGAGCAAACGGAATATAAACTGCGAACGGTGAGTAACAGATTTTTGTCTCCGTAAATAGTAGTACAAATTACAATGTTTCTTTTGTTTccttcgttaaaaaaaaaaaaaaaatattgcaccACTTTCACAATAGTACTGCCTAACCGAGTATAATTAGCCTGAATCACGTTACGATCCATTGTcgcaaacgaaagaaaaaaaaaagtactttGCTCATTTTACGAGTTTTACGCAAAACCTTCGAAAGTAATTGTAGACTTTATAgtcgtaaaattgaaaaaaaagtaacTTTATGAGTTTATCGTTCATTGGAATCCACTAGTTTAAATCGTTCTTTTGTCATGCCGATTTCTGTTCGATTTCTCTGATTTCTCGAtattttttttgtaaagaaaatattgtgtttcaacattttttcaTCTTTCTGAGATCGAAATTTTTTTCGTTAACGATGACGTATGTATTATTAAGTTTGCTGACTTCATTAAGTTTTAACCTACTGACCACCGACGCGACGCCTAAGCGTCCTAATACACACTATTAgatattatgtatattttttgagGCTATCACGCACCTTATGTAAATTTGGGGTTCAACCGATCCAGGTACCACCATTCAAGGGTTGTGACCTGCAACCTTGCCACCTGCGACTGTGGTCTGCAGTGGGTCAATTCATGTATCCCCATTTCCTTCTCAACCAAAGGGTGCAAAAACCCTTCACCAAACAtccacttaattttctacaatcaCCACAGTCCAATAACCCccgaaaaatattcttttgcaGGTTCTCTGCGAGCTGCAGGTAGCGTTAGTGGAACGTCAGTTATCGTCGCGTCCCGACGTGACCCGTGACATCATGTCGCCCGAATTTCGTGCGATATCATCATCGGAAACGTTTCGAAATTTACGCGACTGGTTAATCTTCCGGGACTACATGAACGGCCTCGAGTATGTGGTGCAAGTGTTCGAGCATCTACGCCGAAATTTGCAGTCCTGAGGATGGCAAGGCGGAAGCCGAAGAAGGGCTACCAGACGACGACTCGCGCATCTCCGGAAACCGGAACCGCGTACCAATCTGAATGGCGAGGTGTCGTCATGAGATTGGAGGTGCGGAAAGACGGTAAAAGCGAGCTTAGGCTTGCTCTGTCAAGCAGGCCCAGAAGCTTTCGATATCCGTCCCGGTTTCTTCGAGATGCGTTTCACCACGAGGATTATCCGTCATGGGTGCTGTCAGCAATGGACAAAGCTGTTTCGCCTATCGATATTCCTCCATCGTCTGGTCGCAAATCCAGTTCACTTCCATGACTTTCAGACAGAATCGATTGATTTCCGTCGATGACTATGTGCTGGGAACCAGAGTCGTGCAATCATCAGCCCGGATTGGCTTTCGCCGCCCTTTACTTCACGATCGTGCAGACGCGTTCGTTTTTGTCCGTATCCAAAGTGTCGTTATTAAAGTGTTAAGATGGGTAGTAAGTGACAGACCACGAAGAGATCAGT encodes:
- the LOC117603719 gene encoding uncharacterized protein LOC117603719, with the protein product MTVAEDTAIAHDRQMTMEAILSRDQRTTSHRVLDHRITQNGPTKTSPSGLTTSTKWCNSRETNARYARVISPRLQRNDRDQRHLSCDSYLVPAFYDDRGMRSRHTPSVTTTTWLRLGSLLVTLLVVSVHGAPTMTLEDRRLSLPPKWVNPCGLAAEDFNGDLDVVQLTDSQLLSQVVVQARTALMHAQLFRDDYAKRTFNIDFADLHSTFKDNRYDWLPGLNEIPKQLGEMLDQEYLDRLELDTALIDAYEYMQKYAVGLEQIVWDQEDLQLEFRNQFEQTEYKLRTVLCELQVALVERQLSSRPDVTRDIMSPEFRAISSSETFRNLRDWLIFRDYMNGLEYVVQVFEHLRRNLQS